The Polaribacter sp. KT25b genome contains the following window.
AGGTACAACACCAGATGAAGTTTCGTTAGAAACGCCAAACCAATTTGTAAGTGCATATGGCAACCAAGAACCAACTACGGCTCCAAAACCAATTAATGCAGTTTGTACACTAAATCCTAAAGTTCTTTGATCTGTTCTTAAATTATCGCCAACAAGCGCTCTAAAAGGCTCCATAGCAATATTAAAAGAGGCATCCATAATCATTAACATTCCTGCACCAACCCATAGAGCTGGTAAAAATGCAATAAACATATCTGCCTGTGGCATTAAAATTAATCCGATAGAAGCTAAAATTGCTCCAACTAAAAAGTAAGGTTTTCTTCTTCCAAATTTCCCCCAAGTTTTATCGCTGTAATGCCCGATTATTGGTTGAACAATTAACCCCATTAAAGGTGCTATAATCCAGAACCAAGAAAGTTCATGAACATCTGCCCCAAATATTTGTAAGATTCTACTTGCGTTTGCATTTTGAAGGGCAAAGCCCATTTGTATTCCTAGAAATCCAAAACTCATATTCCAGATTTGCCAGAAGCTTAATTTACGCTTTTCCATTATCGAATATTATAAAAATTGAATATTGCGATAAGTTTTTAGACTTATCAATTAATAAATTTTGTGGAATGTAATTTATTGATAAACCTTAATATGACAACAAATATATGTTTTTTCTTATAAATTGATAAAAAGTAACTAAAATATTTACGACGACGGTTTCGTAGATTCTCGAATTTTTAAGTCACTAGAAATAACAATTTTTTTAGGGCTATAAGCATCAGATTCGTTTTCAATTCTTTCAATTAATAATCCAACTGCTTGTTTACCCATTGTAAAACCATGTTGTGCTACAGTAGAAATAGAAGGAGATGAATATCTAGAAATTTGACCATCTGTAAACCCAATAACAGATAGATCTTCTGGCACTTTTAAACCTTTCCTTTTAGCAATTCTCATTGCTTTTGCAGCATAAATCTCATTCACTCCAAACACACCATCTATATCTTGTTTAAACACTTCTTCTATTTGCTTTAAAATATCTTTCTGCTCATCAACCTCTATAATTAAATTTTCATCAGTTTTAATATAATTCTCTATAAGAGCCTTTTCATAACCTTGTCTTCTTAATGCACCTACATTAACATGGTTAGGTGTTGTTATTAAAGCAATTTTTTTTCTACCATTTTCTAACAAATGTGTGGTAGCTTTATAGCCTGCACCAACATCATCTACCACAACTTTATCACATAAAATTTCATCTACTACCCTATCAAACAGCACTAAAGGAATTTCTTCACCTACTAGATCTAAAAAATGTTTAAAGTCTTTATTTTGCAGGGTTTCATTTGCTATTGAAACAATTAAACCATCAACACTCCCATTCGACAAAACCTTTAACGTTTCTACTTCTTTTTTGTATGATTCATTAGAGAAACAAACCATAATATGATACCCTTTTTCTACAGCACCTTCCTCTATACCCATAATAACAGTTGAGAAAAAATGATGCACTATTTTTGGCAAGATAACACCTATTACTTTTGTTTTTTGAGTTCTTAATTGTAATGCTAAATTGTTGGGTTTATAGTTAAAAAGATCTGCATAAGCTTGTATTTTTTCTTTAGTTTCTTTACTTATTTCATGACTGTCTTTTAATGCTTTTGATACTGTGGATGTAGATACACCTAATTCTTTTGCTATTGTTTTTATAGTAATTTTTTGCTTCATTTTTTGTAAAAAGATAATTTTAGGTGTTAATTTTTACTAATTTAATGATATTTTCTTAAATAAAGTTGTTAACACGAAACCGATTTCGTGACTTTTTATATTCTATATTATCAGGTTTATATTCTATCTTTACTAAGTGGAATGTAAGTTTATTGTTAAGAAAATCAAATTTACAGTTATTATTTAACAAATTATACATGAAAAAAATTAAATTATTGTTAATTGGACTTCTTTTAAGTACATCGTTTACAATGTTTGCACAACAAACAGTAAAAGGTGTTGTAAAAGAAAAATCGACAGGTACAGCTTTACCTGGGGTTAGTGTAGTAGTAAAAGGTACGGTTAGAGGCTCTCAAACAGACTTTGACGGTATGTTTATTATTGAAAAGGTAAAAACTGGTGATATTCTAGTTTTTAAATATCTGGGTTATTCAGATAAAGAAATTGTTATTGGTTCTAATTTTAACTTAACTGTTGAACTTGAAGAATCTTTAGAGCAATTAGATGAAATAGTTGTTGTTGGTTATGGTAGTGTTAGAAAAGAAGATTTAACTGGTACTACAGATTTACTAACCAGTAAAGACTTTAATAAAGGACCTATTGTATCTGCACAATCACTTATTAGTGGTAAAGTAGCGGGTGTAAGTGTAATTGCTGGTTCTGGTGCTCCTGGAGAAGGGCAATCTATTAATATTCGTGGTACAGGATCTTTATCCTTAACAAGCCAACCATTATATGTTATAGATGGAATTCCATTAGATAATGGAGGAGTTGCAGGTTCAAGAAACCCATTAAACTTTATAAACCCAAATGATATAGAAACATTTGTAGTTTTAAAAGACGCTTCTTCTACTGCTATTTATGGATCTAGAGCTGCAAATGGAGTTGTTTTAATTACCACTAAAAAAGGTAAAGATAAAGAGTTTAAGTTTAATATTAGCTCACAGACTACTGTGTATACTTTAAGGGATAAAGTTGATGTTTTATCTGCTAATCAATTTACAAGCTTAATAAATGATATAGGTAGTACTTCACAAATTGCATTATTAGGTAATTCTGATACAGATTGGCAAGATGAAATTTACACTACTGCAATTGGTCAAGATCATAATTTTAGTGCAATAGGTAATCTTTACGGAATGCCTATGAGAGCTTCTTTAGGATATTCTGAACATGAAGGTATTTTAAAAGGTGATAATTTAGCACGTACAACTGGTTCTATTAACTTATCGCCAACTTTATTTGATAAGCATTTAAAAATTGAATTAAATGCAAAAGGGATGTATACAGAAAATAAATTTGCTAACAGAGGTGCTATCGGAAGTGCAGTAAGTTTTGATCCAACACAAAATGTGTATGATGCAACCTCTAAATATGGTGGTTATTTTGCTTGGTTAGATATAAATGGAAACCAAAACAGTTTGGCACCAACAAATCCTGTAGCTTTATTAAACTTAATAGATGATACTGCAGAAATTAGACGTTTTGTAGGAAATGCAAAATTTGATTATAAAATACATGGTTTCGAAGATTTTACTGCTACGGTTAAC
Protein-coding sequences here:
- a CDS encoding LacI family DNA-binding transcriptional regulator, whose translation is MFLQKMKQKITIKTIAKELGVSTSTVSKALKDSHEISKETKEKIQAYADLFNYKPNNLALQLRTQKTKVIGVILPKIVHHFFSTVIMGIEEGAVEKGYHIMVCFSNESYKKEVETLKVLSNGSVDGLIVSIANETLQNKDFKHFLDLVGEEIPLVLFDRVVDEILCDKVVVDDVGAGYKATTHLLENGRKKIALITTPNHVNVGALRRQGYEKALIENYIKTDENLIIEVDEQKDILKQIEEVFKQDIDGVFGVNEIYAAKAMRIAKRKGLKVPEDLSVIGFTDGQISRYSSPSISTVAQHGFTMGKQAVGLLIERIENESDAYSPKKIVISSDLKIRESTKPSS